In Fuerstiella sp., the following are encoded in one genomic region:
- the lexA gene encoding transcriptional repressor LexA: MEQQSLTKTQQRILDFICQEIRCTGRSPSMREIQTEFDYKSPHTALFHVNNLVETGYLTRGYGHRGLQLTEPEGLALAGTVAAGSPIEAIEQQDERLDLGGLSRDGHFALRVRGESMIEEHIADGDHVIVRKQQTCVDGDLVVARIGEEATLKRFYREPKRRRIRLEPANSTMESIFCRSEDLTIEGIVVGVLRLMGTR, translated from the coding sequence ATGGAGCAGCAGTCTCTTACAAAAACGCAGCAACGCATTCTGGACTTCATTTGCCAGGAAATCCGCTGTACAGGACGTTCTCCGTCAATGCGCGAGATCCAGACGGAATTCGATTACAAATCTCCTCATACAGCTTTGTTCCATGTCAATAACCTGGTCGAAACAGGATATCTGACCCGTGGCTATGGCCATCGAGGACTTCAGTTGACAGAACCGGAGGGTCTGGCACTGGCTGGGACAGTTGCTGCCGGTTCTCCCATTGAGGCAATCGAACAGCAGGATGAGCGACTTGATCTGGGAGGGCTGTCCAGAGACGGCCACTTTGCGCTGCGGGTACGTGGTGAATCGATGATTGAGGAGCATATCGCTGACGGTGATCACGTGATTGTGAGGAAACAGCAAACATGTGTGGATGGAGATCTGGTTGTCGCCAGAATCGGAGAGGAAGCAACACTGAAACGGTTCTATCGGGAACCAAAGCGACGCCGCATTCGGCTTGAACCCGCGAACTCAACGATGGAGTCGATCTTCTGTCGCAGTGAAGATCTGACTATTGAAGGGATCGTTGTGGGGGTTCTGCGATTGATGGGAACTCGATGA